A genomic region of Streptomyces sp. R33 contains the following coding sequences:
- a CDS encoding YqgE/AlgH family protein — MTEVSSLTGRLLVATPALADPNFDRAVVLLLDHDEQGSLGVVLNRPTPVGVGDILLPWATLAGDPGVVFQGGPVGLDSALGVAVIPGEEGPLGWRRVYGAIGLVDLEAPPELLAAALGSLRIFAGYSGWGPGQLEVELGDGAWYVVESEPGDVSFPDPERLWRAVLRRQRSELAMVATYPDDPSLN; from the coding sequence ATGACCGAGGTGTCCTCCCTCACAGGGCGGCTGCTCGTGGCCACCCCCGCCCTCGCGGATCCGAACTTCGACCGCGCGGTGGTGCTCCTGCTCGACCACGACGAACAGGGCTCGCTCGGCGTGGTCCTCAACCGGCCCACCCCCGTGGGCGTCGGCGACATCCTGCTGCCCTGGGCGACGCTGGCCGGCGATCCGGGGGTCGTCTTCCAGGGCGGCCCGGTGGGCCTGGACTCGGCCCTCGGGGTGGCGGTCATCCCGGGCGAGGAGGGGCCACTCGGATGGCGGCGCGTGTACGGGGCGATCGGCCTGGTCGACCTGGAGGCCCCGCCGGAGCTGCTGGCCGCGGCCCTCGGCTCGCTGCGGATCTTCGCCGGATACTCGGGCTGGGGCCCGGGCCAGCTGGAGGTCGAGCTCGGTGACGGCGCCTGGTACGTCGTCGAGTCGGAGCCGGGGGACGTGTCGTTCCCCGACCCGGAAAGGCTGTGGCGCGCGGTGCTGCGCCGCCAGCGCAGCGAGCTCGCGATGGTCGCCACCTATCCGGACGACCCGTCGCTCAACTGA
- a CDS encoding DUF3039 domain-containing protein — protein MSTLEPERGTGTGTLVEPTPQVSHGDGDHERFAHYVQKDKIMASALDGTPVVALCGKVWVPGRDPKKYPVCPMCKEIYESMGPGGDKDKGGKDK, from the coding sequence ATGAGCACTCTTGAGCCCGAGCGCGGGACTGGTACGGGGACCCTCGTAGAGCCGACGCCGCAGGTGTCCCACGGCGACGGCGACCACGAGCGCTTCGCCCACTACGTCCAGAAGGACAAGATCATGGCGAGCGCCCTCGACGGGACCCCCGTCGTCGCGCTCTGCGGCAAGGTCTGGGTGCCGGGCCGGGACCCGAAGAAGTACCCGGTCTGCCCCATGTGCAAGGAGATCTACGAGTCGATGGGTCCCGGCGGGGACAAGGACAAGGGCGGCAAGGACAAGTAG